The Natrinema sp. DC36 genome includes the window TCGGGGAACTCGAGGCCGTACTTCGCCGCGGTCTCGAAGGAGGCGATCGCGGCCCGGACCTGCACGCCGAGCAGCTGGGTATCGCCGATCGAGACGGCGATATCGGCGTTGATGACGATTCCCTTGTCCAGGAGCATCTCGACGACTTCGGCCAGGTCGGCCTTCTGGCGGCTGGGCTGGAACTCATCGACCATTGCGATCACCCCCAGCGGTGCGCAGGGTTGGACCGCAGTCAGTCGTCGAACTCACCTCGCAGCCGGTCGATCGTCGGAGTGGTCGGTCATTCATTGTCGTTCCTCCGCTGTCGTTCTTGTCTCCGCTGTCGTTCCCGCTCGAGTTCGAACCGACGGCCGTAGATCCGTTTCCGCGTCGGTGCGGTCGAGAGTTTGACCTCCTGTGGCACCGTCGAATACCGGGTGCCGCTGCCGAGGTCGAGCCGATCGGTCGAAATCGTCGACGCTGCCGTCGGATTTCGCGAGTTCGTACTCGTGTCCTGCCGGCGCATCTTCTCGCGGTTGAACTCGTAGAGCTTCTCGAACGTTTCGTGCGTTTCGAGCAGCGCCGACCGGAAGGCGTCGATGCCTTCCATCGCCTGCTGCTGGATGGCCGCCTGGTAGGCTTCGGGATCCTCCTGGATGTTGATGTCGCCGAGTGCCGCCGTCGCGGCCTCCGTTGAGTCCATGTCCGTCTCGAGGAGTTCCCCCTCCTCACCGAACAGGCGCTCGTCGCTGGCCACGATCTCCGAGACCGCTTTTTCGACCGTGCCGGCATCGGAACTGTCTTCCAACTCATCGAGGGCCTCGTCCAGTTCGCGTTTTTCCTCCCAGAGGCCAGTCAGGTCCGCGGCGTTCCAGGTTTCGAGCAGGTCGATCGCGTCGAACAACTCCCTGAAATCCACGAGTTCGGTCGCGTCCCTATCGTCGTCCGCCAGAATGGCGGGGAGTTCGTCGACATCGATCGCATCCAGGAGTTCCTCCTCCTTGACCGCCTCCGGCAGTTCGCTGAGGTCCATCTCCTCGAGCAGTTCGCCGACCTCCGTTGCGACTCGTGCGAGAGCGTCGAGATCACCGATTATCGAGTCGATGGCGTCGTCGTCGAGTTCGTCGATCGCGTCGGCATCGGCGAGGGTCTCGTCGAGACGCTGGAGGCTCTCGGTCGCATCCTCGAGAAGCACTTCGAACGCGTCCGCCGATTCGTCGTCGCTCATTCGTCACCCTCCATCGCTTCGCTATCCCCACCCGTCGCCGTCTCCGGTCTGATTTGGACCGTAAGCACTCCGTTCTTGATCGTCGCCCGGGACTCCGTCTCAGGCCAGGGGATATCGACGCGATCGAGTTCGGATCCCTCGACGGCGATGACCAGCGTCGAGTCGTCGAAACCCACCGTCACGTCGTCCGGATTGGCTCCGGCGATGTCCGCCGTGACGAGCAGTTCGTCCTCGTGCGTCCGGATCGCCACGTGGTGGTCGCTCGAGGGACCCGACGATCGGATACGGCGCGTCCGCGATCGATCGCTGTTCCGCCCTCGCGACCCCTCGTCGCCGAGCCGATCCCGATCGAGCGACAACTCGTCTGCGAGATCGTCGCCCGATCGGATCGAGATGTCGTAATCGAAGATCGTTCGATCGCCGCGCCGGCGGCCCGAACGAGACGTCGGGCCGTCGTCGAGCGCTTCGAGAGCGGACAGCAGACTCGAGAGCCAGTGATCGTCCTCGTCGATCTGACTGTCGTCGGTCCG containing:
- a CDS encoding Hsp20/alpha crystallin family protein, encoding MSDSSPDDDRDESPDDRSDEHRTDDSQIDEDDHWLSSLLSALEALDDGPTSRSGRRRGDRTIFDYDISIRSGDDLADELSLDRDRLGDEGSRGRNSDRSRTRRIRSSGPSSDHHVAIRTHEDELLVTADIAGANPDDVTVGFDDSTLVIAVEGSELDRVDIPWPETESRATIKNGVLTVQIRPETATGGDSEAMEGDE